Genomic DNA from Acidisoma sp. PAMC 29798:
ACGCCCGGCCATACGGTGGGCCATATCTCCTACTTCTTTCCCGAAGGCCCCATCCTATTCGCGGGCGACACCATGTTCAGCCTCGGCTGCGGCCGGATGTTCGAAGGCACGGCGGAGCAGTTCTTCGCAAGTTTCCAGAAGATCGCAGCGCTGCCCCCGGCGACGCTGGTCTGCGGCGGCCATGAATATACCCAGTCCAATGCGCGCTTCGCCGTCTCGGTCGATCCCGACAACGCGCTGCTGCGCGCCCGCGCGGCCGAAGTGGACCGCATGCGGGCCGCCGGCCAGCAAACTCTGCCGGTGCGCTTGGAAGATGAGTTGCCGGTCAATCCCTATCTCCTGGCCGCGGATGCGGCGAGCTTCGGGCGCCTGCGCTCCATGAAGGACAGCTTCAAAGGCTGACGGCCCGGCTGTCTTGCACTTCACATTTTAGGACGCCCATGAAACTCTTCTATTCGGCGACCAGTCCCTATGTCCGCAAGGTCGTCGCCTGTGCCATCACGCGCGAGATCGACAGCCAGATCGAGCGGATCCCGAGCGGCGCGGCCTCCGCCGAGGCGCTCGCCCAGGCCAATCCCTTGGGGAAGGTGCCGACGCTTCTGACGCCGGATGGCGTGGCGCTCTTCGATAGCCCGGTGATCTGCGAATATCTCGATACGGTCGGGGATGCGCCGCCGCTGTTTCCAGATCACGGCGCCCATCGCTGGCTCGCCCTCAAATACCAGGCGCTCGGTGACGGCATCATGGACGCCGCCGTGATGACGCGCGGCGAGGTGCTGCGTCCCGCCGAGGAAGCGCGGCAGAAGAACATGGATCATCAGAAGCTGGCGATCACCCGGTCTCTGACCCTGTTGGAGGCGCATCTGCCCTCCTCCGGCACGCCCGATATCGGCGCTATCTCGGTCGCCTGCGCCCTTGGCTACCTCGACTTCCGCTTTGCTGATGACGGCTGGCGCGGGCAATTTCCCCGCTTGTTGCAGTGGTTCGAGAGCATCTCGGCACTGCCGGGCCTCGCCACCACCATTCCGCCTGGCTGACGCGCATGAACCTCCGCGATCCCGGCCTAGACGCCACTGCCGTGATTGCGGGGCTGGGTCTCGCGCCGCACCCTGAGGGTGGCTATTACCGCGAGACCTTTCGCGACGGCGATCTGGCCCATCGCGGCCGGGCGACGGCCATCCTGTTCCTGCTGCCGCATGGCGTCATCAGCCATTGGCATCGTGTCGATGCCATAGAAGTATGGCTATGGCAGGCCGGGGCACCGCTGTTGCTGGAGATGGCCGAGCCCGAAGGGCTTGCCACGCGCCACCCGCTCGGCCCCGATTTGGCGGCCGGCGAGGCGCTTCAGGCGACCGTGCCGGTTGATCATTGGCAGCGGGCGCAGAGCCTAGGCGACTGGACGCTGGTCTCCTGCCTCGTGGCGCCGGCCTTCCTGTTCGAAGGCTTCGTCATGGCGCCGCCCGGTTGGAACCCCAAAGGCGCCTGAATCCTGCCTGAATATGCATAGATATAGGGCACGCCGGACCATTCTTTCCGGCGGAGAGGGACCGGGACCATGCACGACCTCATTGTCGATGACGAGGTTTTCACCGCGGCCGTGTCGCGTGGCGCGGTCATGAGCGACGTCAGCATCGCCCCTGCTGCGATCAGCCCCGAACTCTCCATCGTCGTTCCCTGCTACAAGGAACGGCCGAACGTCCGGCCGATGGTCGATCGTGTGGCGGCCGCCCTGCCCGGCGTCGCCTGGGAAATCATCTTCGTCGATGACGACAGCCCGGACGGCACGGCAGAAGCCGCACGCGCCATTGCCCGCACCGATCCCCGCGTGCGCTGCATCCGCCGGATCGGCCGTCGCGGCCTCTCCTCCGCCGTCATCGAAGGCGCGCTCTCCTCCTCCGCCGAATTCGTCGCCGTCATGGATGGCGACCTCCAGCATGATCAAACGGTGCTGCCGACGATGCTGGGCCAATTGCGCGCCAATACGGCAGACATGGTGATCGGCAGCCGGCATGTCTTGGGTGGGTCGTCCGAAGGCCTGTCCTCGGCGATGCGCCATCGCATCTCCAACGCCGGCATCAGTGCCGCGCAGTATTTCCTGCCCATGCGGGTTACAGACCCGATGAGCGGCTTCTTCATGATGCCCCGGGCGCGCTTCGAAGGGATCGCGCCGCGCCTTTCCGGCCAGGGGTTCAAAATCCTCCTCGACCTCATCCTATCCTCCGCCGAGCCGCTGCGCGTGCTCGAAATCCCCTGCCAGTTCCATCGGCGGGAAGCGGGTGAGAGCAAGCTGGATGCGCTGGTCATGGTGCAATTCGCGTCCCTGCTGCTCGACAAGGGTCTCGGCGGCGTGGTGCCGATGCGCTTCATCGCCTTCGCCCTTGTCGGCGCCATAGGCATCCTTGTGAACCTGGCGGCCCTGGTGATCGGGCGCAGGCTCGGGCTCGACTTCATGGCGGCGGAGATCGTCGCTACGGTCATTGCCATGCTGTTCAATTTCCAGCTCAATAACCGGCTGACCTACCGCACGCATCGCCTGCGCGGGCCGCGCCTGCTGCGCGGTATTGCGCTGTTCATGCTGGTCTGCGGCCTCGGCGCCGTGGCCAATGTCGGCATCGCGACGGCGCTGTTTTCAGGCGGCAGTCATATGGGCCTCGCCGCTGCCGCCATCGGCGCTGCGATCAGCGTGGTGTGGAATTACGCGGTGTCGTCCACCTTGGTCTGGCGCACGGTTTAGGGGATAAACACCCA
This window encodes:
- the gloB gene encoding hydroxyacylglutathione hydrolase codes for the protein MTLTVSTIPMLADNYAWLLRDEASGAIGLVDPADAAVGIAAIEAMGGRLDLILLTHHHDDHIAGVDAMRARFGCPVVGASADAHRLPKLDRALAEGDQVAFGSTFGQVIETPGHTVGHISYFFPEGPILFAGDTMFSLGCGRMFEGTAEQFFASFQKIAALPPATLVCGGHEYTQSNARFAVSVDPDNALLRARAAEVDRMRAAGQQTLPVRLEDELPVNPYLLAADAASFGRLRSMKDSFKG
- a CDS encoding glutathione S-transferase N-terminal domain-containing protein, with amino-acid sequence MKLFYSATSPYVRKVVACAITREIDSQIERIPSGAASAEALAQANPLGKVPTLLTPDGVALFDSPVICEYLDTVGDAPPLFPDHGAHRWLALKYQALGDGIMDAAVMTRGEVLRPAEEARQKNMDHQKLAITRSLTLLEAHLPSSGTPDIGAISVACALGYLDFRFADDGWRGQFPRLLQWFESISALPGLATTIPPG
- a CDS encoding cupin domain-containing protein; its protein translation is MNLRDPGLDATAVIAGLGLAPHPEGGYYRETFRDGDLAHRGRATAILFLLPHGVISHWHRVDAIEVWLWQAGAPLLLEMAEPEGLATRHPLGPDLAAGEALQATVPVDHWQRAQSLGDWTLVSCLVAPAFLFEGFVMAPPGWNPKGA
- a CDS encoding glycosyltransferase → MSDVSIAPAAISPELSIVVPCYKERPNVRPMVDRVAAALPGVAWEIIFVDDDSPDGTAEAARAIARTDPRVRCIRRIGRRGLSSAVIEGALSSSAEFVAVMDGDLQHDQTVLPTMLGQLRANTADMVIGSRHVLGGSSEGLSSAMRHRISNAGISAAQYFLPMRVTDPMSGFFMMPRARFEGIAPRLSGQGFKILLDLILSSAEPLRVLEIPCQFHRREAGESKLDALVMVQFASLLLDKGLGGVVPMRFIAFALVGAIGILVNLAALVIGRRLGLDFMAAEIVATVIAMLFNFQLNNRLTYRTHRLRGPRLLRGIALFMLVCGLGAVANVGIATALFSGGSHMGLAAAAIGAAISVVWNYAVSSTLVWRTV